A stretch of Paenibacillus mucilaginosus 3016 DNA encodes these proteins:
- a CDS encoding histidine kinase codes for MKIRTSLQLKMVTAFALVLAPLIIFLYYITLYSMDVVRVQVAQSNQNLLATYVRQMDQSIAGMTNYLYKQVLSDTDLKTVGIYEYGSEAYDLSQVALSKKMYMELNNHPAAGAFFVYDSDADNFIVSYRDKDLRDEELVAIKAHTQAAVPSTAWSVVTQNGSHSLLKVVSFDGRVYLGAWVPLSGLTQSIKPFNFGREGEIFLLSAEGVPLTPTTLAPHDTQSLRQLLGDRQEPYRILADSREGGGSRLTLWMKLGETDLFLVISIPEKNVLLQLPFYKKMIYAIPLVCMAVLCVYYFILRRILLVPMSRLLGGMRKMVHGDLSVQVKEEPPGEFSYLIQTFNQMGTEIRDLKIDMYEERLKVQRAEFKYLQAQINPHFYLNTLNIIYNAAVLRETETVKTLALHLAEFFRFRIRKNTEEVPVREEIAFVEGYLAIQQVRFPDSLTCRIDVEPACEGVMIPPLTIQTLVENCMVHGFKGEVESLQIGIRVRSLMEEPAGYSEPVGYLEPVGYLEPVRYLEPVRYLEPIRYLEIEVWDTGAGFPAEKLKAMNTSEYFMNVSDSDSHIGLWNVYHRLRMKHGDRASISFHNKEPHGAAAVIRIPAVLQGSGAEGKGEVKGSGEGEASCILY; via the coding sequence ATGAAGATCCGTACGTCACTGCAGCTCAAAATGGTTACGGCCTTCGCGCTGGTGCTGGCGCCGCTGATCATTTTTCTGTATTACATCACGCTGTACTCGATGGACGTTGTCCGGGTACAGGTCGCGCAGTCGAACCAGAATCTGCTCGCCACATACGTGCGTCAGATGGACCAGTCGATCGCCGGCATGACCAATTATCTGTACAAGCAGGTGCTCAGCGACACGGACCTGAAGACAGTCGGCATCTACGAATACGGCTCGGAGGCGTACGACCTGTCGCAGGTGGCCCTCTCGAAGAAAATGTACATGGAGCTCAACAACCATCCGGCGGCAGGCGCCTTCTTCGTCTATGACAGCGATGCGGACAACTTCATCGTCAGCTACCGGGACAAGGACCTGCGGGACGAGGAGCTTGTCGCCATCAAGGCGCATACGCAGGCGGCCGTGCCCTCTACGGCCTGGAGTGTGGTGACCCAAAATGGATCGCACTCCCTGCTCAAGGTCGTATCCTTTGACGGCAGGGTGTACCTCGGCGCCTGGGTGCCGCTGTCCGGTCTCACCCAGTCGATCAAGCCGTTCAACTTCGGCCGGGAGGGGGAGATCTTCCTGCTCTCGGCCGAGGGCGTCCCGCTGACACCGACCACGCTGGCCCCGCACGATACGCAGTCGCTCCGGCAGCTGCTCGGCGACCGGCAGGAGCCCTACCGGATTCTCGCCGATTCGCGGGAAGGCGGCGGCAGCCGGCTGACCCTGTGGATGAAGCTCGGCGAGACCGACCTGTTCCTTGTGATTTCGATCCCGGAGAAGAACGTGCTGCTGCAGCTGCCTTTTTATAAGAAGATGATCTATGCGATCCCGCTCGTGTGTATGGCGGTGCTCTGTGTCTACTACTTCATCCTGCGCCGGATTCTCCTTGTGCCGATGAGCCGGCTGCTCGGCGGGATGCGGAAGATGGTGCACGGCGACCTGAGCGTGCAGGTGAAGGAGGAGCCACCCGGCGAATTCTCCTACCTGATCCAGACCTTCAACCAGATGGGGACCGAGATCCGCGATCTCAAGATCGATATGTACGAGGAACGGCTGAAAGTGCAGCGTGCGGAGTTCAAGTACCTGCAGGCGCAGATCAATCCGCATTTTTACCTCAATACCCTCAACATTATCTATAACGCTGCCGTGCTCCGGGAGACGGAGACCGTGAAGACCCTTGCGCTGCACCTGGCCGAGTTCTTCCGCTTCCGCATCCGCAAAAATACTGAAGAGGTGCCGGTCCGCGAGGAGATCGCGTTCGTCGAAGGCTATCTGGCGATCCAGCAGGTGCGCTTCCCGGACAGCCTGACCTGCCGCATCGACGTCGAGCCGGCATGCGAAGGAGTGATGATTCCGCCGCTGACCATCCAGACCCTGGTTGAGAACTGCATGGTGCACGGGTTCAAGGGAGAGGTGGAGTCGCTGCAGATCGGGATCCGGGTGAGGTCGCTCATGGAGGAGCCTGCCGGGTATTCGGAGCCTGTAGGGTATCTTGAGCCAGTAGGGTATCTTGAGCCTGTAAGGTATCTTGAGCCTGTAAGGTATCTTGAGCCTATAAGGTATCTTGAGATAGAAGTCTGGGATACCGGCGCGGGATTCCCGGCGGAGAAGCTCAAGGCGATGAACACCAGCGAATACTTCATGAACGTGTCGGATTCGGACAGTCATATCGGCCTGTGGAATGTGTATCACCGGCTCCGGA
- a CDS encoding extracellular solute-binding protein encodes MKSWKRKLPQTVLAVSVAASLTACSGGASNETPETPAAAENADPNAPVTVEASWMYEWWKPKVWGSDPVTKALTEKTGVTFQFNGVSGDGNEKASIMLLAKDYPEVMWMDRGPVLDKYIAAGALYPIDELAEKYGYKDILTKHIPQGAVDALRKPDGHVYGIPNWFNEKGEFSVGGSFSVRNDIYAKLGTPQFKTVDELTEYLRKVRDSKLTIDGKAVYAIGFQGVTENVERIANLWGAQNSSSRYYDAGEKRVKHFIRGESTLNALKWMNTLYKEKLLDPENFTYKTEQFDEAAAKGRYAVIVANFWDLWKASEVLKMTDPQAFYKAVPHPAGTAGVKPNGDGYDKTGWNVAVITKNAKNPKKIMEFFNYYLSPEGQILSFYGIEGQTWENVNGKPMLKPGVYEEIMKDSEGYGKKTGVRYLDLNQYQKYNWERDAEAPDRRADRALVEAVNFDATQLRILTLNGESKEGIAFANMTSAIDTELTKIIMAGSQEEVVTLYNELIKKLEKQGLKGVEDAWTAMYNEKNK; translated from the coding sequence ATGAAATCCTGGAAGAGAAAGCTTCCGCAGACCGTTCTCGCCGTCAGTGTGGCCGCTTCGCTGACCGCCTGCTCCGGAGGGGCATCGAATGAGACGCCGGAGACACCGGCTGCGGCGGAGAACGCCGACCCGAACGCGCCGGTCACGGTAGAGGCGTCGTGGATGTACGAGTGGTGGAAGCCCAAGGTGTGGGGCAGTGACCCTGTTACGAAAGCGCTTACCGAGAAGACGGGCGTGACTTTCCAGTTCAACGGCGTATCCGGAGACGGCAACGAGAAAGCGAGCATCATGCTGCTTGCCAAAGATTACCCCGAAGTCATGTGGATGGACCGGGGTCCCGTGCTCGACAAGTACATCGCTGCGGGGGCCCTGTACCCGATCGACGAGCTCGCGGAGAAGTACGGCTACAAGGACATCCTGACGAAGCATATCCCGCAGGGGGCGGTCGATGCGCTGCGCAAGCCGGACGGTCATGTGTACGGAATCCCGAACTGGTTCAACGAGAAAGGGGAGTTCTCCGTCGGCGGCTCGTTCAGCGTGAGGAACGACATCTATGCGAAGCTCGGCACACCGCAGTTCAAGACGGTCGACGAGCTGACCGAGTACCTGCGCAAGGTCCGTGACAGCAAGCTGACCATAGACGGCAAGGCGGTGTACGCCATCGGCTTCCAAGGCGTTACCGAAAATGTCGAGCGGATCGCCAATCTGTGGGGCGCCCAGAACTCCAGTTCCCGTTACTACGATGCCGGAGAGAAGCGGGTGAAGCATTTTATCCGCGGCGAATCCACCCTGAATGCCCTCAAGTGGATGAACACGCTGTACAAGGAAAAGCTGCTCGACCCCGAGAATTTCACCTACAAGACGGAGCAGTTCGACGAAGCGGCCGCCAAGGGAAGGTATGCCGTCATCGTGGCGAACTTCTGGGATCTCTGGAAGGCGAGCGAAGTGCTGAAGATGACGGACCCGCAGGCCTTCTACAAGGCGGTGCCGCATCCGGCGGGCACGGCCGGCGTGAAGCCCAACGGCGACGGCTACGACAAGACGGGCTGGAACGTGGCGGTCATCACGAAGAACGCGAAGAATCCGAAGAAGATCATGGAATTCTTCAACTACTACCTGAGTCCGGAAGGGCAGATTCTCTCCTTCTACGGGATCGAGGGCCAGACCTGGGAGAACGTGAACGGCAAGCCGATGCTGAAGCCGGGCGTATACGAGGAGATCATGAAGGATTCCGAAGGCTACGGGAAGAAAACGGGCGTCCGCTACCTCGACCTCAACCAGTACCAGAAGTACAACTGGGAGCGGGATGCGGAAGCGCCGGACCGCCGTGCGGACCGTGCCCTTGTGGAAGCGGTGAACTTCGATGCGACCCAGCTGCGCATCCTGACGCTGAACGGCGAGTCCAAGGAAGGGATCGCGTTCGCGAACATGACCTCCGCCATCGACACGGAGCTCACGAAGATCATCATGGCCGGCTCCCAGGAGGAAGTCGTCACGCTGTATAACGAGCTGATCAAGAAGCTCGAGAAGCAGGGGCTGAAGGGGGTCGAGGACGCCTGGACGGCCATGTATAACGAGAAGAACAAGTAA
- a CDS encoding carbohydrate ABC transporter permease, producing MKRTLGERTFDYFNITLMVLLSLGTLYPFINTLAISFSDGLDAQKGGIYLWPRQFSVSSYQVVFSDKTIIGAYMVTLSRTALGMLVTVFCTGLLAYGLSKKGLMGRRGYLLICVFSMIFYGGLIPTYLLYKEMGLLSNFLVYIIPGAINVWYMILMKTFFEQLPKELEESAIIDGCGYFSTFYRIIIPVSMPIVATICIFVGVDHWNSWFDAYIFNNNPKLQPIQTFLYKIIALSQTPVTNAAQSQLMDRLKANQMTIKAASVVITAVPISLIYFLFQKHFTKGLMVGAIKG from the coding sequence ATGAAGCGAACGCTTGGAGAGCGGACCTTTGACTACTTTAATATCACCCTGATGGTGCTGCTCAGCCTCGGGACCCTGTATCCGTTCATCAATACGCTGGCGATCTCGTTCAGCGACGGGCTGGACGCCCAGAAGGGCGGGATCTACCTGTGGCCCCGCCAGTTCTCGGTGAGCTCCTATCAGGTGGTGTTCTCGGACAAAACGATCATCGGCGCGTATATGGTGACCCTGTCGCGGACCGCGCTCGGCATGCTCGTGACCGTATTCTGCACGGGCCTGCTGGCTTACGGCTTGTCCAAGAAGGGGCTGATGGGCCGCCGGGGCTACCTGCTCATCTGCGTCTTCTCGATGATATTCTACGGCGGGCTGATCCCGACGTACCTGCTCTACAAGGAGATGGGGCTGCTGAGCAATTTCCTCGTGTACATCATTCCGGGAGCGATCAACGTCTGGTACATGATCCTCATGAAAACCTTCTTCGAGCAGCTGCCCAAGGAACTGGAGGAGTCGGCGATCATCGACGGCTGCGGCTACTTCAGCACGTTCTACCGGATCATCATCCCGGTATCGATGCCGATCGTGGCGACCATCTGCATCTTCGTGGGGGTCGATCACTGGAATTCGTGGTTCGATGCGTACATCTTCAACAACAATCCGAAGCTGCAGCCGATCCAGACGTTCCTCTACAAGATCATCGCGCTGTCGCAGACACCGGTTACGAATGCAGCCCAGTCCCAGCTGATGGACCGCCTCAAGGCGAACCAGATGACGATCAAGGCGGCTTCGGTGGTGATCACGGCCGTGCCGATCTCGCTGATCTACTTCCTGTTCCAGAAGCATTTTACCAAGGGGCTGATGGTCGGCGCGATCAAGGGCTAG
- a CDS encoding ABC transporter permease — translation MQMQSAVNPAVRKEKERRSVWRRLMAQKELQLMVLPGILFLIVFKFFPIYGMQLAFKELSVTKGIWGSPWVGLQHFEDLFTSPAFGTVMYNTVMISLLKLVILTPLPVLFALLLNEIRSSRLKSAFQGISYLPHFLSWVIVGGLILTVLGKDDGTLNNVLMAMGFISEPIFFMGTPEYFWPILIITENWKEMGWGAIIYLAAIAGIDPEIYEAAKMDGANRFQQMLRITLPSILTTIVILLILRIGYVLDAGFDQILVLRNPVIQEVSDILDIHVLEAGLQEGRYGYATAVGMFKSVIGFALVWGSNAIARRFNMGIW, via the coding sequence ATGCAAATGCAATCGGCGGTCAATCCCGCCGTACGAAAGGAGAAGGAGAGGCGTTCGGTGTGGCGGCGGCTGATGGCCCAGAAGGAGCTGCAGCTGATGGTGCTGCCGGGCATCTTGTTCCTGATCGTGTTCAAGTTCTTCCCGATCTACGGCATGCAGCTGGCCTTCAAGGAGCTCTCGGTGACCAAGGGCATCTGGGGCAGCCCCTGGGTCGGGCTGCAGCACTTCGAGGACCTGTTCACCTCCCCGGCGTTCGGGACGGTCATGTACAACACGGTGATGATCTCGCTGCTCAAGCTTGTAATCCTGACCCCGCTGCCGGTGCTGTTCGCCCTGCTGCTCAACGAGATCCGCTCTTCGAGACTGAAGAGCGCGTTCCAGGGGATCTCGTATCTGCCGCATTTTCTCTCCTGGGTCATTGTCGGGGGCTTGATCCTCACGGTGCTCGGCAAGGATGACGGGACGCTGAACAATGTCCTGATGGCCATGGGCTTCATCAGCGAGCCGATCTTCTTCATGGGCACGCCGGAGTACTTCTGGCCGATCCTGATCATCACGGAGAACTGGAAGGAGATGGGCTGGGGGGCGATCATCTACCTGGCCGCCATCGCGGGTATCGATCCCGAGATCTATGAGGCGGCCAAGATGGACGGGGCGAACCGGTTCCAGCAGATGCTGCGGATCACGCTGCCTTCGATCCTGACGACGATCGTGATCCTGCTGATCCTGCGGATCGGCTACGTGCTCGACGCGGGGTTCGACCAGATCCTCGTGCTGCGCAACCCGGTGATCCAGGAGGTATCGGACATCCTCGATATCCATGTGCTGGAGGCGGGGCTGCAGGAAGGGCGGTACGGCTATGCGACGGCGGTCGGGATGTTCAAGAGCGTCATCGGGTTCGCGCTCGTATGGGGCAGCAATGCCATCGCCCGGCGGTTCAATATGGGCATATGGTAA
- a CDS encoding carbohydrate ABC transporter permease produces MAKLRRTFIYLFLSAAAFVSFFPFLWMVISSTNRSVDVTRGTLLPGTHFMANLQKLLDSTELIQALANSAKLSLSTTFLALLIASLAGYGFEIFRSKARDIVFTVLLLSMMIPFAAMMVPLYRMFARISQVVPAIGIDTMYAVVLPTVTTAFLIFFFRQSTKMFPKDMIEAGRIDGLTELGVFFRLYVPTMKTTYAAAAIITFMSSWNNYLWPLVVLQSPDKITIPLLISNLGSSYSPDYGLIMTAIVIATVPTALVFFLMQKHFVAGMTGSVK; encoded by the coding sequence ATGGCTAAGCTCCGGCGTACGTTCATCTATCTGTTCCTGAGCGCGGCCGCCTTCGTCTCGTTCTTCCCGTTCCTATGGATGGTGATCTCCTCCACGAACCGGTCGGTCGATGTCACGAGGGGGACGCTGCTGCCCGGCACCCACTTCATGGCGAACCTGCAGAAGCTGCTGGACAGCACGGAGCTCATCCAGGCGCTCGCTAACTCCGCCAAGCTCTCGCTGAGCACGACATTCCTCGCGCTGCTCATCGCTTCCTTGGCCGGGTACGGCTTTGAGATCTTCCGCAGCAAGGCCCGGGACATCGTCTTCACCGTGCTGCTGCTGTCGATGATGATCCCGTTCGCGGCGATGATGGTGCCGCTCTACCGGATGTTCGCCCGCATCTCCCAGGTCGTTCCCGCCATCGGGATCGACACGATGTATGCGGTCGTCCTGCCGACGGTGACCACGGCCTTCCTCATCTTCTTCTTCCGGCAGAGCACGAAAATGTTCCCGAAGGATATGATTGAGGCGGGTCGGATCGACGGGCTCACCGAGCTCGGCGTCTTCTTCCGGCTCTACGTGCCGACGATGAAGACCACCTACGCGGCTGCGGCGATCATCACGTTCATGTCGAGCTGGAACAACTATCTGTGGCCGCTGGTCGTGCTGCAGTCCCCTGACAAGATCACGATTCCGCTCCTGATCTCGAACCTCGGGTCGAGCTATTCGCCGGATTACGGCCTGATCATGACCGCCATCGTCATCGCGACGGTGCCGACCGCTCTCGTGTTCTTCCTGATGCAGAAGCATTTTGTGGCGGGCATGACGGGGTCGGTCAAATAG
- a CDS encoding carbohydrate ABC transporter permease has protein sequence MTSAPKRKKGLNSNYNRVGWAFVFVAVAMIIAFYFYPMAEALLLSFQSGKGSNLTYTGLGNYERLLTDTTFLTTVKNTLIYLVIQVPVMIILALFISVLLNDSKLKFKGFFRTAIFLPCVTSLVAYSVIFKYLFASNGLVNALLLKVGLISGPIQWITDPFWAKITIILAITWRWTGYNMIFYLSALQNIDNSIYEAARIDGASAFQQFFKITVPLLKPIILFTSITSTIGTLQLFDEVMNITKGGPGNATMTISQYIYNLSFKYSPDFGYAATVSYSILIMIVVLSIVQFKLGGEKNG, from the coding sequence ATGACCTCCGCACCTAAGCGAAAGAAGGGCTTAAACTCGAATTACAACCGGGTCGGATGGGCATTCGTGTTCGTGGCCGTCGCCATGATCATCGCATTCTACTTCTACCCGATGGCCGAGGCGCTGCTGCTGAGCTTCCAATCCGGCAAGGGCTCGAATCTGACCTATACGGGACTTGGCAACTATGAGCGGCTGCTGACGGATACCACGTTCCTCACCACGGTGAAGAACACCCTGATCTACCTGGTGATCCAGGTGCCGGTCATGATTATCCTGGCCCTGTTTATCTCGGTTCTGCTCAACGACAGCAAGCTGAAGTTCAAGGGCTTCTTCCGGACGGCGATCTTCCTGCCGTGCGTGACTTCCCTCGTAGCGTACTCGGTTATTTTCAAATACCTGTTCGCATCGAACGGCCTGGTCAATGCGCTGCTCCTGAAGGTCGGGCTGATCTCCGGCCCGATCCAGTGGATTACCGACCCGTTCTGGGCGAAGATTACGATCATTCTCGCCATAACTTGGCGCTGGACCGGCTATAACATGATTTTCTACCTGTCTGCGCTGCAGAATATCGATAACTCGATCTATGAAGCGGCCCGGATTGACGGGGCTTCGGCCTTCCAGCAGTTCTTCAAGATCACGGTTCCCCTGCTGAAGCCGATCATCCTGTTCACCTCGATTACCTCCACGATCGGGACGCTCCAGCTCTTCGACGAGGTCATGAACATCACGAAGGGCGGACCGGGGAACGCGACGATGACGATCTCGCAGTACATTTACAACCTGTCGTTCAAGTATTCGCCGGACTTCGGTTATGCGGCAACCGTCTCGTATTCGATCCTGATCATGATCGTCGTGCTGTCTATCGTGCAGTTCAAGCTTGGAGGTGAAAAGAATGGCTAA
- a CDS encoding ABC transporter substrate-binding protein, whose product MKKTIAVSMAALLLAAGCSSGATETPKSGSGEAAEAVKDVTIWAWDPNFNIAALNKAKEAYQAKNGDANINIVENAQADIIQKLNAGLNSGTTKGLPNIVLIEDLRAQSFLSAYPDAFYDLSSVIKGADFADYKSGPTSFGGKQYGVPFDSGVTGFYYRTDYLEQAGFKADDLKNITWDRFIEIGKAVKAKTGKAMISLDPNDLGIIRVMIQSSGSWYLDKDGKTPTLAGNKDLKEAFETYKKMMESDIVRMHSDWSQFVAGFNNGEVASVPTGNWITPSIKAAKDQSGKWAVAPIPKMAGNAKSVNASNLGGSSWYVLNVPGKEAAADFLAKTFASDADLYQKLVTDVGALGTLKAASSGAAYEKGDEFFGGQKITADFAEWTKQIPNVNYGMHTYAVEDILIVEMQNYLNGKDIEKVLGDAQAQAQSQLK is encoded by the coding sequence ATGAAGAAAACGATTGCAGTATCGATGGCAGCTCTTCTGCTTGCAGCAGGATGCTCTTCCGGCGCGACCGAGACGCCGAAGAGCGGAAGCGGGGAAGCCGCCGAAGCGGTGAAAGACGTGACGATCTGGGCATGGGACCCGAACTTCAATATTGCAGCTTTGAACAAAGCGAAGGAAGCTTACCAGGCCAAGAATGGTGACGCTAACATCAACATTGTGGAGAATGCGCAGGCAGACATTATCCAGAAGCTGAACGCCGGCCTCAACTCCGGAACGACCAAAGGGCTGCCGAATATCGTGCTGATTGAGGACCTGCGGGCGCAGAGCTTCCTGAGCGCCTATCCGGATGCCTTCTACGATCTCTCCTCCGTGATCAAAGGAGCCGACTTCGCCGACTATAAGTCCGGCCCGACCTCCTTCGGAGGCAAGCAGTACGGGGTGCCGTTCGACTCCGGCGTGACCGGGTTCTACTACCGGACGGACTATCTCGAGCAGGCCGGCTTCAAGGCCGACGACCTCAAGAATATCACGTGGGACCGCTTCATCGAGATCGGCAAAGCGGTGAAGGCCAAGACCGGCAAGGCGATGATCTCTCTGGATCCGAACGACCTCGGCATCATCCGGGTGATGATCCAATCCTCGGGCTCCTGGTACCTGGACAAGGACGGCAAGACGCCGACGCTGGCCGGCAACAAGGATCTGAAGGAAGCGTTCGAGACCTATAAGAAAATGATGGAGTCGGACATTGTCCGGATGCACTCCGACTGGAGCCAGTTCGTGGCCGGCTTCAACAACGGCGAAGTGGCGTCGGTGCCGACCGGCAACTGGATTACCCCTTCGATCAAGGCGGCGAAGGATCAGTCGGGCAAGTGGGCTGTGGCGCCGATTCCGAAGATGGCGGGCAATGCCAAGTCCGTGAATGCCTCGAACCTCGGCGGCTCCTCGTGGTATGTACTGAACGTGCCGGGTAAGGAAGCGGCGGCGGATTTCCTCGCGAAGACCTTCGCCTCGGACGCGGACCTGTACCAGAAGCTGGTGACGGATGTCGGCGCGCTCGGCACCCTGAAAGCGGCTTCGAGCGGCGCAGCCTATGAGAAGGGCGACGAGTTCTTCGGCGGCCAGAAGATCACAGCCGACTTCGCGGAGTGGACGAAGCAAATTCCTAATGTCAACTATGGGATGCATACGTACGCGGTGGAAGATATCCTGATTGTCGAAATGCAGAACTATCTGAACGGCAAGGACATTGAGAAGGTGCTAGGCGACGCGCAGGCCCAGGCTCAATCGCAGCTGAAGTAG
- a CDS encoding cache domain-containing sensor histidine kinase yields the protein MKLIRSLWGKWKESRLFVKLIAVMVVSIVAVSATTSWITLHMSVKLFTDTFGITNAKVISQIKTNMDSFHYTVITAANNVFQSGTVKSFLTEGDSDSLTMARQYGAIRQEMDRIQSIIDAYQVSITISGVNGRSYSTDRSLLPLQARQLEGLEMTRRALEQPKKMTYQYYRPGPSDVGSKEPLIVATQAIRERSTGEVYGTLYVAVRESDFRQFYASFSSVGNDVFLLDRTGLIVSSNREDYRGEYTPDLLRYASQITEQQVRTMEGKVWGKDSIILAEELPFYDVYLVNVIDSELASGQMLNKQAIVLTCSLFVLGALVIVFLITRGMTRSLTLLVRQMSRITENDFTNYVSVTGSYETRQVGHAFNYMLDELHEYVDELVATQKEQRNAELAALQRQINPHFLYNTLASVKFLVQQDSKEKAAATIHALITLLQNAIGNVSETVTVEQEISNLKSYVFINHVRYGDRVRANFFIAPDCLHYHVPKLMIQPFIENAFFHGFNRKQQGTVHVLVAREGETLVCEVVDNGDGIEGLTGEHKLPTDGGKSHFFSGIGIQNVHDRIQLLYGEPYGVAITSRPGEGTRVKIRLPLLES from the coding sequence GTGAAGCTCATCAGATCGCTGTGGGGAAAATGGAAAGAGAGCCGCTTGTTCGTGAAGCTGATCGCCGTGATGGTGGTCAGCATTGTCGCCGTATCGGCGACCACGTCGTGGATTACGCTGCACATGTCGGTGAAGCTCTTCACCGATACGTTCGGGATTACCAATGCCAAGGTGATCTCCCAGATCAAGACGAACATGGACTCGTTCCATTATACAGTCATCACCGCTGCCAACAACGTGTTCCAGAGCGGGACGGTCAAGTCGTTCCTGACCGAAGGGGACAGCGATTCCCTGACGATGGCCCGGCAGTACGGCGCGATCCGCCAGGAGATGGACAGGATTCAGTCGATCATCGACGCCTATCAGGTCAGCATCACGATCAGCGGCGTCAACGGCCGGAGCTACTCGACGGACCGGTCCCTGCTGCCGCTGCAGGCCAGGCAGCTCGAGGGATTGGAGATGACGCGCAGGGCCCTCGAGCAGCCGAAGAAGATGACCTACCAGTATTACCGGCCGGGACCTTCGGATGTGGGAAGCAAGGAACCGCTGATCGTCGCCACGCAGGCGATCCGCGAACGCTCGACCGGGGAAGTCTACGGCACCCTGTATGTGGCGGTCCGGGAGAGCGACTTCCGCCAGTTCTATGCGAGTTTCTCCAGTGTCGGCAACGATGTATTCCTGCTCGACCGGACGGGCCTCATCGTCTCGAGTAATAGAGAGGATTACAGGGGAGAATATACCCCGGACCTGCTGCGGTATGCTTCGCAGATTACCGAACAGCAGGTGCGGACGATGGAAGGGAAGGTATGGGGAAAGGACAGCATTATCCTCGCGGAGGAGCTGCCTTTCTACGATGTGTACCTCGTGAATGTCATTGACAGTGAGCTCGCCTCGGGCCAGATGCTCAACAAGCAAGCGATCGTCCTCACCTGCTCCCTGTTCGTGCTCGGAGCGCTGGTCATCGTCTTCCTGATTACAAGAGGCATGACCCGGTCGCTGACGCTGCTCGTCCGCCAGATGTCGCGGATTACGGAGAACGACTTCACGAATTACGTCTCGGTGACAGGCAGCTACGAGACGCGGCAGGTCGGCCATGCCTTCAACTATATGCTTGACGAGCTCCACGAGTATGTCGACGAGCTGGTGGCCACGCAGAAGGAGCAGCGCAATGCGGAATTAGCGGCGCTGCAGCGGCAGATCAATCCGCATTTTCTGTACAACACGCTCGCTTCGGTCAAGTTCCTGGTGCAGCAGGACAGCAAGGAGAAGGCGGCGGCGACGATCCACGCGCTGATTACGCTGCTGCAGAATGCGATCGGGAACGTCAGCGAGACGGTCACGGTGGAGCAGGAGATATCCAATCTCAAAAGCTATGTCTTCATCAACCATGTCCGGTACGGGGACCGGGTTCGGGCCAATTTCTTCATCGCCCCCGACTGCCTGCATTATCACGTACCGAAGCTCATGATCCAGCCGTTCATCGAGAACGCGTTCTTCCACGGCTTCAACCGCAAGCAGCAGGGCACCGTGCATGTGCTTGTGGCCAGAGAAGGGGAGACGCTGGTCTGCGAGGTCGTCGACAACGGGGACGGCATCGAAGGGCTGACCGGGGAGCACAAGCTGCCGACGGACGGAGGGAAGAGCCACTTTTTCTCCGGGATCGGGATTCAGAATGTGCATGACCGCATCCAGCTGCTGTACGGGGAGCCGTACGGGGTAGCGATTACAAGCCGGCCCGGCGAGGGGACGCGGGTCAAAATCCGCCTGCCGCTCCTGGAAAGCTAA